The Rhinatrema bivittatum chromosome 4, aRhiBiv1.1, whole genome shotgun sequence genome window below encodes:
- the LOC115089849 gene encoding trans-L-3-hydroxyproline dehydratase-like yields MEVPGLQLPPHDGSVLAAVDMHTGGEPLRILLAGLPEVRGQSLLEKRRFVRRQLDWVRRLLLLEPRGHRDMYGALLVPSECEQAHLGVLFMHNEGYSTMCGHAVLALARFAVDYGLVKEPQSPETQVNVHCPCGLVTAFVQYAAGRSGRARFLSVPAFAFATDVAVDVPGFGKTIVDIGYGGAFYAFVSADSFGLDVSSSKTRELVDAASAVTKAVSAQVKLHHPDSEDLAFLYGTILTDGKDAYSEEPTANICVFADAQVDRSPTGSGVTARIALQYHKGLIQLNQTRTFKSGTTDSLFTGKAVKETTCGDFKAVIVEVAGHAYYTGTSYFVVENEDALKNGFLLK; encoded by the exons ATGGAAGTGCCCGGGCTGCAGCTGCCTCCGCACGATGGTTCCGTGCTGGCGGCAGTGGACATGCACACGGGCGGCGAGCCCCTGCGCATCCTGCTGGCCGGGCTCCCCGAGGTGCGTGGGCAGAGCCTGCTGGAGAAGCGGCGTTTCGTGCGGCGGCAGCTGGACTGGGTGCGCCGGCTGCTGCTCCTGGAGCCCCGCGGGCACCGGGACATGTACGGGGCCTTGCTGGTGCCCAGCGAGTGCGAGCAGGCGCACCTGGGCGTGCTGTTCATGCACAACGAGGGCTACAGTACCATGTGCGGCCACGCCGTGCTGGCACTCGCCCGCTTCGCCGTGGACTACGGGCTGGTGAAAGAGCCGCAGTCCCCGGAGACGCAAGTCAACGTGCACTGCCCGTGCGGGCTGGTGACAGCCTTCGTACAGTACGCGGCGGGCCGGAGCGGCAGGGCCCGCTTCCTCAGCGTGCCTGCCTTCGCCTTCGCTACAG ATGTTGCAGTAGATGTTCCTGGATTTGGAAAGACAATAGTTGATATTGGATACGGTGGCGCCTTCTATGCATTTGTTAGTGCCGACAGCTTTGGACTGGATGTTAGCTCATCAAAGACAAGAGAGCTTGTAGATGCTGCCTCTGCAGTCACCAAAGCTGTCAGTGCTCAG GTCAAACTTCATCATCCAGACAGTGAAGACCTGGCTTTCCTATATGGCACAATATTAACTGATGGCAAGGATGCATATAGTGAAGAGCCAACCGCCAACATCTGTGTATTTGCTGATGCACAG gtTGACAGAAGCCCTACTGGATCAGGAGTGACAGCTCGTATTGCTCTTCAGTATCATAAGGGGCTAATTCAGTTGAACCAAACCAGGACTTTCAAGAGTGGTACAACTGATTCCTTATTCACTGGAAAAGCTGTCAAG gaaACTACCTGTGGTGATTTTAAAGCTGTCATTGTAGAGGTTGCAGGTCATGCCTACTATACTGGAACTTCATACTTTGTCGTTGAGAATGAGGACGCATTGAAAAATGGGTTTCTTCTAAAATGA
- the LOC115089847 gene encoding G-protein coupled receptor 135-like, whose translation MEPQLPLALLPNLTERTLELTPSPAFHAVLGGITLSAAAAAAAVAAGAGNQSEGGERGPDPAQEAGKVLVGGGGSLLHGLAVASQALVLLVIFLLSSLGNCAVILVIVKPRQLRTVTNAFILSLSLSDLLTALLCLPFSFVMLFSRDGAWLFGDRFCLAHGFLNSCFGAASALTMTLISFDRYYAIVRQPREKIGRRRALQLLAAAWLTAAAFSSPWYLLAHPRGVQHCTGLLHAGASRLGRAHGLALIALCYLLPFALMCFCHYHICKTVRLSEIRVRPVTTYAHLLRFYSEMRTATTVLIMIVFAIGCRGPYCLLGLAAAGGYPVSPVIDTVVIWVAWANGAINPLIYAIRNPNISMLLGRNREEGYRTRNIAAYLATQSQSREARSRTDRLRDRHVNPGSRMSSSSPANGGDVAMWACKNPAMIFCRDGQPDTVCEPVLPKSETADTSL comes from the coding sequence ATGGAGCCGCAGCTGCCCCTCGCACTGCTCCCCAACTTAACGGAGCGGACACTGGAGCTGACGCCGAGCCCGGCCTTTCACGCCGTGCTGGGCGGCATCACCCTGAgcgcggcagcggcggcagcagcggtgGCGGCCGGAGCCGGCAACCAGAGCGAGGGCGGGGAGCGCGGCCCGGACCCGGCGCAGGAAGCCGGCAAGGTGCTGGTGGGGGGCGGCGGCAGCCTCCTGCACGGCCTGGCCGTGGCGTCGCAGGCGCTGGTGCTGCTCGTCATCTTCCTGCTCTCCAGCCTGGGTAACTGCGCCGTCATCCTGGTGATCGTCAAGCCCCGGCAGCTGCGCACCGTCACCAACGCCTTCATCCTCTCGCTGTCGCTCTCCGACCTGCTGACGGCGCTCCTCTGCCTGCCCTTCTCCTTCGTCATGCTCTTCAGCCGCGACGGCGCCTGGCTCTTCGGCGACCGCTTCTGCCTCGCCCACGGCTTCCTGAACTCCTGCTTCGGCGCCGCTTCGGCCCTCACCATGACCCTTATCTCCTTCGACCGCTACTACGCTATCGTGCGGCAGCCGCGAGAGAAGATCGGCCGGCGCCGGGCCCTGCAGCTGCTTGCCGCCGCCTGGCTGACGGCCGCCGCCTTCTCCTCGCCCTGGTATCTGCTCGCGCACCCGCGCGGCGTCCAGCACTGCACGGGCTTGCTCCATGCGGGCGCCTCGCGCCTGGGCCGCGCGCACGGCCTGGCGCTCATCGCCCTCTGCTACTTGCTGCCCTTCGCCCTCATGTGCTTCTGCCACTACCACATCTGCAAGACGGTGCGGCTGTCCGAGATCCGCGTGCGCCCCGTCACCACCTACGCGCACCTGCTGCGCTTCTACAGCGAGATGCGCACGGCCACCACCGTGCTCATCATGATCGTCTTCGCCATCGGCTGCCGGGGACCCTACTGCCTGCTGGGTCTGGCCGCTGCCGGCGGCTACCCCGTCAGTCCCGTCATAGACACCGTGGTCATCTGGGTGGCCTGGGCCAATGGGGCCATCAACCCACTCATTTACGCCATCAGGAATCCCAACATCTCCATGCTGCTCGGACGCAACCGGGAAGAGGGCTACCGGACTAGAAATATTGCAGCCTACCTGGCCACCCAGAGCCAAAGCCGAGAAGCCAGGAGCCGGACGGATCGCCTCAGGGACCGCCATGTGAATCCTGGCAGCAGGATGTCCTCCTCCAGTCCCGCCAATGGAGGGGATGTTGCCATGTGGGCTTGCAAAAACCCGGCCATGATCTTTTGCCGGGATGGGCAGCCCGATACTGTCTGTGAGCCCGTGCTACCCAAATCTGAGACTGCAGACACCAGCCTTTAA